From a single Pirellulaceae bacterium genomic region:
- a CDS encoding septation protein SpoVG family protein gives MEITEVRIKLMEESEDRLRAFCSITFDGCFVVRDLKIIEGTHGPFVAMPSRKLTHRCPRCGNKNHIRSNYCNNCGSRAREQQRDIREDDTPNKLYADVAHPINQACRDMIQKHVVEEYRLELERAKLPGYVSRYDDAYESESETVRRDVPAPHMDYAKQRKTEDA, from the coding sequence ATGGAGATTACCGAAGTACGAATTAAGCTCATGGAAGAATCCGAGGATCGTCTTCGCGCCTTCTGTTCCATCACCTTCGACGGATGCTTCGTGGTCCGGGATCTAAAGATCATCGAGGGTACTCACGGGCCGTTTGTGGCCATGCCTAGCCGCAAGCTCACTCATCGCTGCCCACGCTGCGGCAACAAGAATCACATTCGCAGTAACTACTGCAACAACTGCGGCTCGCGCGCAAGAGAGCAACAGCGCGACATACGCGAAGATGACACGCCCAACAAACTCTACGCTGATGTAGCTCATCCCATCAATCAAGCCTGTCGCGACATGATTCAAAAGCATGTGGTCGAAGAGTACCGCTTGGAACTGGAGCGGGCCAAACTGCCCGGTTACGTGTCGCGCTACGACGATGCGTACGAATCAGAGTCGGAGACCGTTCGCCGCGACGTGCCAGCACCGCACATGGACTACGCCAAGCAACGTAAGACAGAAGACGCCTAG
- the recO gene encoding DNA repair protein RecO — MEKTDAIVLRLHPWSETSLIGSSYTRDFGKISFLAKGARRPRSPFEAALDLLSFCRVVFIAKPGEALNLLTEAKLQRRFRTVDGQLLRLYCGYYLAELMEKFISEGVPQPELFELLSDSLLQLENPEHDVRGTVLRFELQLLRLIGQLPELRRCTECGDDLPEDDGILYGVAAGGTLCSACSVGKRQLMRLPQATRNFVEQFGHPAWQSIPLKTYHCPAPAAVRAMMVKTLTCLLDQKLKLHAYLEELGR; from the coding sequence ATGGAGAAAACCGATGCCATTGTGCTGAGGCTGCACCCGTGGAGCGAGACCAGTCTAATCGGCTCGTCGTACACCCGAGATTTTGGCAAAATCTCATTTCTAGCAAAAGGGGCCCGCCGCCCGCGCAGCCCGTTTGAAGCTGCTCTTGACCTGCTTTCTTTCTGTCGCGTAGTGTTCATTGCTAAACCCGGTGAAGCGCTGAACTTACTAACTGAAGCGAAGTTGCAGCGCAGGTTTCGTACAGTGGACGGCCAGTTGTTGCGACTGTATTGCGGATATTACCTGGCTGAACTGATGGAAAAATTCATTAGTGAAGGAGTACCTCAGCCAGAGCTATTCGAGTTGCTGTCGGACTCGCTGTTGCAGTTGGAAAACCCGGAGCATGATGTGCGCGGTACGGTACTCCGCTTTGAGTTACAACTGCTGCGCTTGATTGGACAGTTGCCCGAACTACGACGTTGCACAGAATGTGGAGACGATTTGCCGGAAGACGATGGGATTCTGTATGGTGTGGCGGCCGGCGGCACACTATGTTCAGCCTGCTCCGTCGGAAAACGACAACTCATGCGTCTACCACAAGCGACCCGGAATTTCGTAGAACAGTTTGGTCACCCTGCATGGCAATCCATTCCTTTAAAAACCTATCATTGCCCAGCGCCTGCTGCGGTGCGAGCCATGATGGTTAAAACATTGACCTGTTTGTTGGATCAGAAATTGAAACTCCACGCCTACCTAGAGGAGCTGGGGCGATGA
- a CDS encoding MinD/ParA family protein translates to MHSYRGGTGKSNLTANLGVAIAKAGKRVAIVDCDIQSPGVHVIFQMDEKSIAYSLNDYLFGRCQIEQAAVDVTSVSIGAANPDERRPKLFLVPSSTKTGEIGRVLKEGYDVALLNDGFKRLIEKLELDFLLIDTHPGVNEETLLSIVVSDRVILILRPDSQDFQGIYVTLELAKRLGVAQPWLVLNKIPPGMDRNTLKEKVESSYERQVVGMFPLNYEIVRLASSGVFINRFPEHPFTVEIQHVADLLTEAKVDACHG, encoded by the coding sequence GTGCACTCCTATCGTGGTGGCACTGGAAAATCCAACTTGACGGCTAACCTGGGTGTCGCCATCGCCAAGGCGGGCAAACGGGTAGCAATTGTCGACTGTGACATTCAATCGCCAGGCGTCCACGTGATTTTTCAGATGGACGAAAAGTCGATTGCCTATTCATTAAACGACTATCTTTTCGGCCGTTGTCAGATCGAGCAAGCGGCGGTGGACGTCACTAGCGTTTCGATTGGTGCGGCCAATCCCGACGAGCGGCGTCCCAAGCTGTTTTTAGTGCCGTCCAGCACTAAGACGGGCGAAATTGGCCGCGTGCTGAAAGAGGGCTATGATGTAGCCCTGCTGAATGATGGTTTCAAACGGTTAATCGAGAAGCTGGAACTGGATTTCCTACTGATCGATACTCATCCCGGGGTCAACGAGGAGACGCTGTTATCGATCGTGGTTTCCGATCGAGTCATTCTGATACTGCGCCCTGACAGTCAAGATTTCCAGGGCATCTACGTCACTTTGGAGTTGGCCAAACGATTGGGCGTCGCTCAACCCTGGCTGGTGCTGAACAAGATTCCGCCCGGCATGGACCGCAACACGCTCAAGGAAAAAGTGGAGTCATCCTACGAACGGCAAGTAGTAGGCATGTTTCCGCTCAACTACGAGATCGTGCGACTGGCCAGTAGCGGTGTGTTCATCAATCGTTTTCCCGAACATCCGTTCACCGTTGAAATACAACATGTAGCTGACTTGCTGACCGAAGCGAAGGTGGATGCCTGCCATGGGTAA
- a CDS encoding PQQ-binding-like beta-propeller repeat protein has protein sequence MTNQPIESWRTLICWMRAQFVRGTRWLAVVGCVMSSMARADWPQFQGPTRNGHSPETGLLTAWPEAGPSLAWTFRGAGLGYSSPAVVDQRIYLSGAQGETEKLLCLDANTGQQLWATDIGPKFDFEGNSWGGGPRSTASVHDGLVYALGGGGNLICVDAGSGALKWSKHMMQDLGGQVNPIGGGPGSKPGEARIGWGYSWAPLVDGEQLICFPGGAQGALAALDRKTGQPLWRSQQFTAEATYASPIVAEIAGVRQYIVLHNAGLTGIQADNGHSLWNWEKSYPDVVIPTPIYTPGQIYVSAGGNPSTCGLVKITHGTDGFSAEMTYASKATRVMKNQVGGSVVIGDFVYGYSDKTGWVCQELHSGDQRWAARGVLKAGSLITAEGLLYCYDEDNAEIALVEVNPDKFVMKSKFKLPEESMNRAPSGRTWTPPVISNGHLFLRDQELLFCYRIERQ, from the coding sequence ATGACAAATCAACCTATTGAAAGCTGGCGCACGTTAATTTGCTGGATGCGGGCACAGTTTGTGCGCGGTACACGATGGCTGGCTGTTGTCGGCTGCGTGATGAGTTCAATGGCTCGCGCCGACTGGCCGCAGTTTCAAGGACCAACACGCAACGGGCACTCTCCTGAAACAGGATTACTGACCGCATGGCCAGAAGCTGGGCCGTCATTGGCGTGGACCTTTCGTGGGGCAGGTTTGGGCTATTCCAGTCCCGCCGTCGTTGACCAGCGCATTTACTTGAGCGGTGCGCAGGGTGAGACGGAAAAACTGCTGTGTCTGGATGCCAACACCGGTCAACAGCTTTGGGCCACCGATATCGGGCCGAAATTTGATTTTGAGGGTAACTCTTGGGGTGGCGGTCCGCGCTCCACAGCCAGCGTGCATGATGGCTTGGTCTATGCCTTGGGAGGTGGTGGCAACCTGATCTGTGTGGATGCGGGCTCAGGCGCATTGAAATGGAGCAAACACATGATGCAGGATTTGGGCGGCCAGGTGAACCCGATCGGTGGCGGCCCCGGTTCTAAACCCGGCGAAGCCAGAATCGGTTGGGGCTACAGTTGGGCACCGCTGGTCGATGGCGAACAACTGATCTGTTTTCCCGGTGGAGCGCAGGGGGCGCTGGCCGCACTGGATCGCAAGACCGGTCAACCTTTGTGGCGCAGCCAGCAGTTTACGGCTGAAGCCACGTACGCTTCGCCCATCGTGGCCGAGATTGCCGGAGTGCGTCAGTACATTGTGCTGCACAACGCTGGACTGACCGGCATCCAAGCCGATAATGGGCACTCCTTGTGGAACTGGGAAAAGAGTTATCCCGACGTTGTCATACCCACTCCCATCTACACTCCCGGTCAGATTTACGTCAGCGCAGGCGGCAATCCGTCGACCTGCGGGCTGGTGAAAATCACCCATGGCACCGACGGTTTTTCCGCCGAAATGACCTACGCCAGTAAGGCCACTCGGGTTATGAAGAATCAGGTGGGCGGCAGTGTTGTGATTGGCGACTTCGTGTACGGCTACTCTGACAAGACGGGCTGGGTCTGCCAAGAGTTGCACAGTGGCGATCAACGTTGGGCGGCCCGCGGAGTACTGAAAGCCGGATCACTGATTACTGCCGAGGGGCTGCTGTATTGCTACGATGAAGACAACGCCGAAATAGCGCTCGTTGAAGTCAACCCAGACAAGTTTGTGATGAAATCGAAATTCAAACTACCCGAAGAGTCCATGAATCGAGCCCCCAGTGGTCGAACCTGGACACCACCTGTCATCTCCAACGGTCACCTATTCCTGCGCGATCAAGAGCTGCTATTCTGCTATCGCATTGAGCGGCAGTAG
- the ispE gene encoding 4-(cytidine 5'-diphospho)-2-C-methyl-D-erythritol kinase — protein MLIRRSSTGDSITIECPAKLNLVLEVLGKRPDGYHQVSTVMCPITLWDQVHLTPRSDGLVSLEVVVPVEARLDDPAWQIPRDERNLVVQAAKLVKRRLVTSAGCHIRLTKSTPAAAGLGGGSSNAAATIAGCLLLWSKWDRNAAEALGKQLGSDVSFFFGSHDGFGMMLAEGRGEQTSLIAYQPPLAFWVTHPPIGCSTGEVYSRVRQFEKLGKTEEFLAACETGQESKIGAALFNALQLPACQLNNWIELQLSLLATCGSQYVLMSGSGSSCYGLVPRQGMLAEVKSKAQELGIQRVYQTQAWYGPSIEQQLDI, from the coding sequence ATGTTAATACGACGTAGCTCAACCGGCGACAGTATCACCATTGAATGTCCCGCCAAGCTGAATCTTGTGTTGGAGGTATTGGGCAAGCGTCCCGATGGTTATCACCAAGTGTCGACGGTGATGTGTCCAATCACGCTGTGGGACCAAGTTCATTTAACCCCCCGCTCGGATGGACTGGTCAGTTTGGAGGTTGTTGTTCCGGTTGAGGCTCGGCTGGATGATCCGGCCTGGCAGATTCCGCGGGATGAACGCAATCTGGTTGTTCAAGCCGCTAAATTGGTGAAACGCAGGCTAGTTACTAGTGCCGGATGCCATATTCGATTGACAAAATCGACTCCCGCAGCTGCTGGATTGGGGGGGGGCAGTAGCAATGCCGCAGCCACCATTGCGGGATGCTTACTGCTGTGGTCCAAGTGGGACCGCAACGCCGCAGAGGCTCTAGGGAAGCAGCTTGGATCGGATGTGAGTTTCTTTTTTGGTTCGCATGACGGCTTTGGGATGATGCTGGCAGAGGGGCGCGGCGAACAGACTAGCTTGATTGCGTATCAACCGCCGCTAGCATTCTGGGTGACGCACCCTCCAATTGGTTGTTCAACTGGCGAAGTCTATTCGCGGGTTAGGCAGTTCGAAAAGCTCGGAAAAACTGAAGAATTTCTGGCAGCATGTGAAACTGGGCAAGAGTCGAAGATTGGCGCAGCCCTATTTAATGCCTTACAATTGCCGGCCTGCCAGCTCAATAACTGGATCGAACTCCAGTTGTCTTTGCTGGCCACTTGTGGTAGCCAATACGTGCTTATGAGCGGAAGCGGTTCGAGCTGCTATGGACTAGTTCCACGGCAAGGTATGCTAGCGGAAGTAAAGTCCAAGGCACAAGAGCTGGGGATTCAACGGGTGTACCAGACGCAGGCGTGGTATGGCCCATCGATCGAGCAACAACTTGACATCTAG
- a CDS encoding beta-hydroxyacyl-ACP dehydratase, whose amino-acid sequence MSTRDIILDPTTLDLNNVIADAAEIRKHNRQRFEMEQLTAIVFEDLERHICAGYKDVKSDEFWVRGHMPDMPLMPGVLLLEAAAQMCSYFSHKYDLLGCEIVGFGGLEEVRFRDSVFPGDKLIVVCQMSKLRRGRIVITKFEGFVGETLVVEGILKGVPIPIEFVNHQIAARLAH is encoded by the coding sequence GTGTCAACTCGCGATATTATCTTAGATCCAACTACGCTCGATTTGAACAATGTGATAGCGGATGCAGCCGAAATCCGCAAACACAATCGTCAGCGATTCGAGATGGAGCAACTGACGGCCATTGTCTTCGAAGACTTGGAGCGACACATCTGCGCGGGATACAAGGATGTCAAGTCGGACGAATTCTGGGTCCGGGGCCATATGCCCGACATGCCACTGATGCCAGGTGTGTTGTTATTGGAAGCTGCTGCTCAGATGTGCAGCTATTTTTCGCACAAATACGACTTGTTAGGCTGCGAGATTGTTGGCTTTGGAGGTTTAGAAGAAGTTCGCTTTCGCGATTCAGTCTTTCCAGGCGACAAGTTGATCGTCGTCTGCCAAATGAGCAAGCTGCGACGTGGCCGAATCGTCATCACCAAATTTGAAGGCTTCGTTGGAGAGACGTTGGTCGTCGAGGGAATTCTAAAAGGTGTCCCCATTCCGATTGAATTTGTCAACCATCAGATAGCGGCCAGGCTTGCCCACTAA
- a CDS encoding FHA domain-containing protein has translation MTSSASPSVKLQLLDSALGHPLQSWDCSALERVTIGRSKDNVVSVEDPHVSRLHVELVLEEGQWFLESRGRNGTWIQGTRVERVELGHRTIFQLGSSGPMLQILIQDAPTDMPTATLDNLQPMDFDFLNFNREQLADEVTKITETEAFQRLQSQSRHRRPFGKSSDDSDQVTSEH, from the coding sequence GTGACTAGTAGTGCTTCGCCATCAGTAAAGCTTCAGTTGCTGGATTCTGCCTTGGGGCACCCACTGCAGAGTTGGGATTGTTCAGCACTCGAACGGGTCACGATTGGCCGGTCGAAAGACAACGTCGTTTCGGTTGAAGATCCTCATGTTTCGAGACTGCATGTTGAATTGGTGCTCGAAGAAGGCCAGTGGTTTCTCGAATCGCGTGGCCGTAACGGGACTTGGATTCAAGGTACGCGCGTCGAGCGCGTGGAATTGGGGCATCGAACCATTTTTCAGTTGGGGTCTAGCGGCCCGATGTTGCAGATCTTGATTCAGGATGCTCCAACGGACATGCCGACAGCGACGTTAGATAACCTCCAGCCGATGGACTTCGACTTCTTGAACTTCAATCGCGAGCAATTGGCTGACGAGGTGACGAAGATCACTGAAACCGAGGCCTTTCAGCGCTTGCAGAGTCAGTCGCGACACAGGCGACCGTTTGGAAAATCGAGTGATGATTCGGATCAAGTTACGAGTGAGCACTAG
- a CDS encoding rhomboid family intramembrane serine protease: MGIYDRHYYSDNLENMSFSWSSRSIISTIIIINVLVQVIELFLGHENSLSQLLWLKAEHLGQPLHWYRFLTYGFVHSPDIKHILFNMAALFFLGQAVEQKYGRWEFLRFYLTTLVVCGVAWAISHVIEQNHSVVLIGASGAVTAVSMLFVFAHPTSVLRIWGIIPVRAWVVGVMIVASNLLGNLRVDVNNTTQVAYDVHLYGALFAAVYFFAKFDLSFMGDWWSKLVWRLPKRRPKLKVHNPAGRRPDVSQRAQAEADRILDKIHREGQDSLTVKERKFIEDYSQQLRRQRSQSQGPG, translated from the coding sequence ATGGGTATCTACGACCGCCACTATTACAGCGACAACCTCGAGAACATGAGCTTCAGTTGGAGTTCGCGGTCGATCATTAGCACGATTATTATCATCAATGTCCTGGTGCAGGTGATTGAGCTGTTCTTGGGTCACGAGAACTCTTTGTCACAGCTACTGTGGTTAAAAGCCGAACATCTGGGGCAACCACTGCATTGGTACCGTTTCCTGACCTACGGATTTGTGCATTCGCCTGATATTAAACACATTCTGTTCAACATGGCCGCACTATTCTTCCTTGGCCAAGCGGTTGAGCAGAAGTACGGTCGCTGGGAATTCCTGAGGTTCTATCTAACCACGCTGGTCGTATGCGGCGTGGCTTGGGCCATTTCACATGTTATCGAACAAAATCACAGTGTTGTCTTGATTGGCGCGTCGGGGGCGGTTACTGCAGTTTCGATGCTGTTTGTTTTCGCACATCCAACATCTGTCCTGCGAATCTGGGGGATTATCCCGGTACGAGCTTGGGTTGTGGGTGTCATGATCGTCGCCTCGAACCTGCTGGGAAACCTTCGTGTTGACGTCAACAATACGACGCAGGTGGCCTATGACGTTCACCTGTATGGTGCGTTGTTTGCTGCCGTCTATTTTTTTGCCAAGTTTGATCTTTCCTTTATGGGGGACTGGTGGTCGAAGCTGGTTTGGCGACTCCCCAAACGACGGCCCAAGTTGAAAGTTCACAATCCTGCCGGGCGTCGTCCCGACGTTTCCCAGCGAGCCCAGGCAGAAGCAGATCGCATTCTGGACAAGATTCATCGGGAAGGTCAGGACAGTCTGACTGTGAAAGAGCGCAAATTCATCGAAGATTACAGCCAGCAACTGCGCCGACAACGTAGTCAATCTCAGGGACCGGGTTAG
- the glsA gene encoding glutaminase A, giving the protein MGNSFDTHLDALLGKMKSAASPLRETLRAIHGNLRENQDGNVASYIPELLKADPNHFGISVVSVAGQSIDVGDANVEFTIQSVSKPFIFGLALEDHGREKVLTKIGVQSVGEAFNTISLDESSNRPFNPMINAGAIAAADLVQGKDYPERVGRMLEMFQRYCGRPVHVNNSVFASERATGHRNRAIAHLMLNFDMISSRLEETLDLYFQQCSLLVTCHDLAVMGATLANDGINPITGQRAVDEEYVKDLLSVMYSCGMYDFAGEWGYRVGIPAKSGVGGGIVAVVPGKVGIGTYSPRLDAKGNSVRGIKACQELAEKFKLHIFEGRSGGNSILDQFSPQTA; this is encoded by the coding sequence ATGGGTAACAGTTTTGATACGCACCTAGACGCCCTGCTGGGAAAAATGAAGTCGGCCGCCTCGCCATTGCGGGAAACCTTGCGGGCCATTCATGGAAACTTGCGCGAAAACCAGGACGGGAACGTGGCCAGCTATATCCCGGAACTGCTCAAGGCCGATCCCAACCATTTTGGCATTTCGGTGGTTTCGGTGGCAGGCCAATCGATTGATGTCGGCGATGCCAATGTCGAATTCACGATTCAGTCGGTTTCTAAGCCATTCATCTTCGGGCTCGCCCTGGAAGATCATGGACGCGAAAAGGTGCTGACCAAAATCGGCGTGCAATCGGTTGGTGAAGCCTTTAACACCATTTCGCTGGACGAGTCATCCAATCGGCCATTCAACCCCATGATCAACGCCGGTGCAATTGCCGCCGCCGACCTGGTACAAGGGAAAGACTATCCGGAGCGGGTCGGTCGGATGCTGGAAATGTTCCAGCGATACTGTGGACGTCCAGTGCATGTGAACAATTCCGTGTTTGCCTCCGAACGGGCCACCGGTCATCGCAATCGGGCCATCGCCCACCTGATGTTGAATTTCGACATGATCAGTTCGCGGTTGGAAGAAACGCTGGACCTTTATTTCCAGCAGTGCAGTCTGTTGGTGACCTGTCACGATCTGGCGGTCATGGGAGCGACCCTGGCCAATGATGGCATCAATCCCATCACCGGTCAGCGGGCAGTTGATGAGGAGTACGTCAAGGATTTGCTAAGTGTCATGTACAGTTGCGGCATGTATGACTTTGCCGGCGAGTGGGGCTATCGCGTAGGCATTCCGGCCAAGAGTGGCGTCGGTGGCGGCATCGTGGCGGTTGTGCCAGGCAAAGTCGGCATCGGAACCTACTCGCCACGACTGGACGCCAAAGGCAACAGCGTACGAGGCATCAAGGCTTGCCAGGAACTGGCTGAAAAATTCAAGCTGCACATCTTTGAAGGCCGCTCGGGCGGCAACTCGATCCTCGACCAGTTCTCGCCACAAACCGCTTGA
- the hisH gene encoding imidazole glycerol phosphate synthase subunit HisH: MSPSIAIVDYQMGNLRSVQKALESTGYSAFVTSDPDAIRRADKVILPGVGGFGEAIRELRQRQLDQPIVESIQAGKPFLGICLGLQLLFEVGHEGGLHTGLGVLSGQVQRFDGPPFTGDQRLKVPHMGWNQVVERQANCPLLAGIPPQDYFYFVHSFYVVPTQSEVVWLETQYGQPFCAAVWRDNLFATQFHPEKSQSSGLRLLQNFGGL, from the coding sequence ATGTCGCCTTCCATTGCCATCGTCGACTACCAAATGGGCAATCTGCGCAGCGTTCAAAAAGCGTTGGAATCCACGGGCTATTCAGCGTTCGTCACTAGTGACCCGGATGCGATTCGTCGTGCTGACAAGGTGATTTTGCCAGGTGTGGGAGGTTTTGGAGAAGCAATCCGAGAGCTTCGTCAGCGTCAATTGGACCAACCGATCGTCGAGTCGATTCAGGCTGGCAAGCCGTTTCTGGGCATTTGTTTGGGACTGCAATTGTTGTTTGAGGTCGGCCATGAAGGTGGACTTCACACCGGCTTGGGAGTTCTGTCCGGCCAAGTACAGCGGTTTGACGGACCTCCGTTTACCGGCGACCAGAGACTAAAAGTTCCACATATGGGGTGGAATCAAGTAGTCGAGCGCCAGGCGAACTGCCCGCTACTGGCCGGCATCCCACCTCAGGACTATTTCTATTTTGTCCATAGTTTCTATGTGGTGCCGACCCAGTCTGAGGTGGTATGGCTAGAGACTCAGTATGGCCAGCCGTTTTGCGCTGCCGTGTGGCGCGACAACCTGTTTGCCACTCAGTTCCACCCGGAGAAGAGCCAGTCCAGCGGCCTGCGCTTATTGCAGAATTTTGGCGGACTATGA